From the genome of Methanoregula boonei 6A8:
GCCGCCCACGCGGGATACATACCGGATGCCACGCAGACAACCACACCGATGATCATCCCGTACGGGATGAAGATCAGGCTGTCCGGGGTAAAGAAGTACTGGGTGGAGCCGATCATGGCACTCACGACCGAGTAGCCGATGATAAAGCTCATGATTCCGCCCACCACCGCACCAATGATACCGAGGATTAATGCCTCGTACAGGAACATCCTGCGGACTTCACCTTTCTCCGTTCCGATCGAAAGAAGAATCCCGATCTCCTGGACCCGTTCCTTGACCGACATCATCATGACGTTAAAGATACTTACCGCAGCGACCACAAGCGAAATACCGCCGATCGCCATGATAAACGTGGTAATCGTACCAAGTGTACTTGAAATGGTCGACAACCGGGAACTGGCATCGGAGACCCTGACCACATCGCTGTTCCGGTTGACCTTTGCGTTGATCGCCGCTTCGGTCTGGTTGATGGTATCAACATCAGCTACTATCACGTTGACCTGGTCGTACTGGTCCAGGCCTCCGAAGTGATCTGTGTACCAGGTATCGTCTACCACAATCCCATTGTCCACGTTTACGCCATCGGCCGCAATGCCCCGGGCCTGGAGAATCCCGGCAACCCTGACCACCGGCCGTGAAACGGTGGCACAATTCTCACCGATCTTGATCGTGCTTCCAACCACAAGGTTAAAATTGCTGGCAATGGTTGCGCCCACAAGGACATCACTGCCCCGGATATTTGATCCCTGTGCGATGGTAAGGAATTTTGGGACATCACTGGGGTCGAGCCCATAGATCGATCCGCGACCATTCTGGTCACCAACGCTAAACTGCGTACTCGTATGATGGATCGGCACTACATCATTCTGTCCTGCGGAGCCTTTGATATCATTGAGGGTGCTTTCATCAATTGTACTTGAAACCGGGGCAGCCCCGAGACCACTGCTTACTTTCACGACATCAGAAGTGAGCATGACCGTATTGACATCTGCCGAGAGCTGGTCTTTTACCGAGAGCTGCATGTTGGTTCCGAGCATCCCCATGGATGAGATGGCAACTACCCCGATCACGATCCCAATAGAAGCAAGAAGGGAACGCAGGAAGTTGAGCCGGACACTCCGGACCGAAAGATCAAAGAAGATATCCTTCATGAGTCCACGACCCTGCCGTCAGCGAGCCGGATCGTCCGCTGGGCGTAATCCGCGATCTTCTGGTCGTGCGTCACGATGATCACCGTCTTTCCTTTCCGGTGGAGATCGCAGAGGATCTCCATAATCTGAAGGCCTGTCTTGCTGTCAAGGTTCCCGGTCGGCTCATCGCAGAGAAGGATCTTGGGATCATTAACCAGTGCCCGCGCTATGGCCACACGCTGCTGCTGACCACCTGACAGCTGGTTGGGACGGTGGGCGCTTTTTTCCTCATCAATGCCAACAGCCTTGAGGTATCCGGCAGCCCGGCCGGTGGTGTCCCGCTTTTTGTACTTGAGGATAAGCGGATATTCTACGTTCTCGTACGCGGAAAGGAGAGGGATCAGGTAAAATTTCTGGAAGATATACCCGATGATATCCCGGCGCATGTGCGTCCGTTCGAGGCTGGACATCTTTGCCACGTTTTCGCCGGCAATAAAAAGTTCCCCGGTGGTCGGGACATCGAGGATCCCCAGCTGGTTCATCATCGTTGATTTGCCCGACCCTGACGGTCCCATGATCGCCACGAATTCGTTCTCGGCAATATCGAGAGTTACATGATCGAGCGCGGTAAAGTCACCACTCTCCAGATGGTATATTTTTGAGACATCATTGAGTCGGATAAGTGGCATATCGCTCATGGCGAATCACCGCTCACTGCTTCCTGAATTTGCCAAGGATCCATTTCCTCTTGACGTAGAGCGCAATTGCCGCGATGATTACGATCGCACCGATAATGACCGGGTAGAAAGATGAGAGGCCACCGCCACGGCCGCCACCAATCCCAAACAGGCCGCCGCCACGTGCGGCTCCGCCATACCCGCTTGCAGATGATGAAACACCAGTACTCGATCCTCCGGAGTAACTTCCACTCCGGGTACCGGATTCTGCAGCACTGGCAAGTGAACGGAGATCGAACGTCTGGGTGGAGGAGAGGGTGTTACCATTTGCGTCCTTCCACTGAGTCGTAATCGGGATTGCAGAGAGATCGGATGCAGTAAAGGTGAGGGTGAAGCTGGAGAAATCATTGGACGTCAGCGAACCCACGGCGTAACTTGAATAGGGTTCGACCGGTTGGGCCGGGGCTCCAGCCGTGACAACAACGCCGTTTGCATCGGTGATACCGGTATTGGTGACATCCCCGGTCAGCTGATACGCGCCATTGCTGACGGTAAGAGCAAGATCATTGATTACAGTCGTTGCAGCAGTCTTGCTCGGCCCGATATTGAGAGGCAGGACTACGGTGTCCGTATGGGGGTTCTGGATTGTCTGCCCGTTGCTGTACTGGATCGTGAATGTCACGTTGGACCCTGCCTGATAAGGAGTAATGGCAAAGGGGATATTTACCGATGAATCCCCGGGGATGGACACGATGAACGACTGGAGTGGGGAGATTCCAAAACCGGTACCTGAAGGTGTTACCTCAACATTGTCGATAGCACCGTTACGCGGGTTGGTTATCGTGAGATTGACCGTATCCGTATTATCAAGGGCAAAATTATCCGGCCGAAGAGTGATGGTTTCCTGAACAGGAGTCGAGTCAACCTGAACCTTGATGGGATAAATGATGCTGGCGGAATCCCGTGAAGCCACACTGAAATCAGGGTAGTATATTCCCTCAGACCCTTTTGCAACGACATTGAATGTGTAGGTCATCGTATTACCGGGCCCAAGATAGGTCATGACCTGGTAGGGATTGTGGAGCTCGTCAGGGATATAGACATTCTGGGAATTGAGGATATCTGCATGTTCAAATGCAACTTCCTGAGTACCGCTGTTTGTCAGCTGAACGGTGATCGTTCCCTGATCGCCAGGATAAAATACCTGCGGATCTACCGTGACCGAACTGACGTACACCTGCGACAACGCCTGTTCGGCTGAAACAGTAGTCGACGCACTGACAGAACTCGTACTGGACGTTGTACTCCCTGTAGAGGTTGTTGAACTGGTGGAGCCGGCACTGGCGGCGGCAACCATCAAAAACACCAGCAGGATTCCAATGCAAGCAGCATGAAACTTCATAATGACACCATGTTTTCGTTACTCCGGCCCCTGTATAATCGATTATGGAACAGTCAAGCTTAGACCATACGGTCATTTAAGTCTGTCCACGGATCAGCCCAGGAAACCAAATGTAATGTATATTTTACTTATTGTTCATTATTGGATACTTAAACCTATAAATGCATTTCTCATTCGGCAACCCGGGAATAAATCACTACGACGAACAGAATAAAGGATTGTTCCCTACACCAGAGAGGACGATACGATCGCGCAGTTCCCCAAAAATACATCCGGTATGGTCAGGCAGTCAGTACCGGGGGAAAATTCAGATGATTACGGGCAGTCGCTCTCCATGAACCCGGACAAATCCGATAAACAAAAAGTACAGACCCTGTCGTTTCGGGGAAGAGGCCTTTTTGCGGTACATCAAGGCAACGGAGCACCCGGAAAATGGGGTGCCACACATGAGTCCCGGAAAAAAAGAGATATTGTGGACCAATCTTAACTTCCGTTTATATTTTCATCATAGAAAAAGATCTCTTCGATATTTACCTTGAAATACCGCGAGATCCTGAAGGCAAGATCAAGGGAGGGTACATATTTCCCTTTTTCTATAGCAAGGATGGTCTGCCTTGTTACGCCGATTGCACCTGCAAGATCCTCCTGGGTAAGATCGTGCATGGCCCGGTATACCTTGATCTTATTCTTCATCGGACTCCCAGTCCCCGAACTTTCGTGCGTAGTAGATCCTGAACCCGACATACAGGAAGATCATCAGGCAGAGCAATGCCAGCTGGAAGTAGCCAATCAGTTTCAGCGGCAATACTTCCGGAGGAACTACCGCGGTTCCGCGATTCAGCCAGAATGCACGGGAAAAACGGGGCATGTCAAGCAGGTTCATCACGGCGAGGATTGAAAACGCACAGAAGCAGACCCAGAAAACCTGAAGTGTCCGTGTGGCAGCCTTTTCGGTGATCCGTGCACTCCGTTCGTCCTCAATAAAATCCTCGACCTTCCGGTAGGCAAGGTAAAGAAGAACGATGCCTGCCACAAAAGCGATCGTAAAAAACAGCGGGGTAAAATTTTCTACTGAATACCAGAAGATCGCCAGCAGCACAACTGCGACGAGACCGGTCATCAGGTAGAAGATGTTTTTTTTCATAGTACTCCTATTCTATGCATTTTACACGATGCAAGATATAAATATCTGCTTTGTCCCCGGAAAAGTGCAGATCCGGACACCATTTTTTGATCGGACAAAAGTTAAAAAGATTCTTATCGGCAAATTTACCATCAATGGTATGGATAACAAGACGTCAAACCCCGGGATTCTGCGGATTGCAGCGGCTATAATCCTTGGAGCCATCGTGGGTTTTATTCTCTTCCTGGTTGTCGCTCTGTTTATTGGTGTGTTCAATGACCACATGGGTATGAACATCCCCGTGAGTACTGATGTAGCGGAGAACATTTTCAGTGCGGTGATCCTGGTCATTTTCGAACTCGGTTCGATCATCGGATTCTGCTGGAAAGTCTGGGTCACACCCCCCACAGAAGAAGCTACTGAAGAAATGGTGGTGAAATAACCCCTATTTTCCTCGCGTTAAGATCAGTTCCCTGGATTTCGCTCGTTTTTTAACTATTCCAGACGATGATTTTTTGCATAATGGGATATCCCTGCCGGAAATAATGCCTGCGTTTGCTGCTGTGCTGTAGCAGGGGCGGACATAACCACAATTATTCTGCTCCACTAATTGCCGGGGGTTACAGCACCCGGATCACGACGAGGGTGATATCGTCAGACTGGGGAACCGGGCCGGTAAATGCGCGGATTCCCGCTATGATCCCCTCCCTTACCCGGTCAGCCGGAAGGTTGCTGCACTCTTTTGCGATTTCTACCAACCGATCCTCGCCAAACGGGGTATACGCAGCATCGAAGGCCTCAGTCACGCCGTCAGTATACAGGATCACGAGATCCCCGGATTGGAGCTGCACGCATTCCTGGACGCTTTTGATTTCAGGCTGGACTCCCAGCGCGACGCCACCTTCATGGAAAAACACCGTCTCGCCGCTCTTACCCCGGACAAGAAGAGGTGGATTGTGACCGGCATTGATGCAGGTGAACGTTCGGGCAGGAAGATCGAGGAGCGCAGTAAATACTGTTACAAACATACATGACGGTGCGTTCCGGGATATGACCTGGTTTGCAGTACCAATAGCACAGGAAAGATCGGATGCATTCTCAAGGCCGGCGCGAAGCAGCGTTCTTGACATGGCCATGAAGAGTGCGGCGCTGACCCCTTTCCCGGAGACATCTGCAATGACAAACGCCCATTTTCCATCAGCTGCCGGGATAATATCGTAAAAGTCCCCGCCCACTTCCATCGCCGGTATCATAACTGCCGAAATATCATACCCGGGAATGTCCGGCATTTTTTCAGGGAGGAAACTGGTCTGGATGGAGCGGGCAATCTCCAGTTCTTTTGCGTACCGCTCCTTTTCCGCGGTAGTCCGCCGGAGATTTTCAATATTTTCCTGGAGCGCACCGGCCATGACATTGAAGGACCGGGCAAGATCCTCAAATTCGTCACCCGACTGGATATTCACACGGAACGCGAGGTCCCCTTCACCGATGGCCGCTGCTCCCTCTTTGAGCTGCTCAACGGGCCGGGTAATCACCCGGCTGAGTTCAATGGACACAAGCAGGACCACGAGCAGGATAACGACAAAAAGGATCGCAAAAACTTCCTTGAGCCAGTCTGTCTGGGCAGTAATCTGTGTCCCGGTATCCCGGGTCGCATCTTCAATTTTCCCGGTGAACTCCTGAACCGGTTCAGTGATCTGGCTGACCGGGATCGAGACCGCAAGGCTCCAGTTCATGGAACGGACCGGTGCATAGGCAACGTATGTCTCTGTCCCGCTGAAGTTTACTGTGCCGATACCGGTCTTTCCGGCGGTCATATTGGTGACCACGGCACGGAGATCGGGAGCGCTGCCCGAGAGCACATTTTTCTGGGTGAATGGCTTGTTCCAGGTCTGATTGCCGGCAGACAGCCCGGGCTGGCTGATGATCGTACCCTCCTGGTTGATGAGCACGGCATACCCGTTCCCGCCCAGCGTTTTCCCGATAAAATCCTCATTAATCGTATCGGTCTTTACATCAGATCCGATTACCCAGTTTCCATAGGCCGGACCGGTTATATCCTCCGACGAGGTCATAACAAGACCATTGCCACCAGCATCTACATACGGAGCGTCGGACCAGACAATCTCTGGCGACGCTTCAGCATCAGTAAACCATTGCCGTGTCCGGGGATCATAGTCTTTGGGGAAATTCCCCTGTCCCGGGTAATAGAGCATCATGCCGGAGGCCGTGCCAATATAGACACTCGCCATATCCTCATCTGAGTCATATACCCCTTTGAGACTGTCTGCAAGACCGGCAAGCGTTCGCGCCTCCTGTGATTCCGGGGTTACAGTTGCATTTTGGGCAAAGACCAGCACCGCCCCGGCCATGGGATCCGATGGAGGTTGCGTTGCCAGATAGGTCGGAGTTATAGCCTTCACCGGGGAATTACGCTTGAGCTCCGCGGTCTGTGCTGCAAGGATCTCCATCTCGGTATCGGTATCGGTATCGGCAAAGAGGGTATCTGTGACATTTGCCTGGTCGGCGGTGATGCGCTGCAGGTACTCCTCTCCCAGAGACAGAAGCGCTGCCGAGCTCTGGTCTGCCATCCCCATTCCCAGTGCCTCACTGCTCCCCTGTGCATAGGAGCCCACACGGGTAATGGCAAAAAACGCAAAATA
Proteins encoded in this window:
- a CDS encoding helix-turn-helix transcriptional regulator; protein product: MKNKIKVYRAMHDLTQEDLAGAIGVTRQTILAIEKGKYVPSLDLAFRISRYFKVNIEEIFFYDENINGS
- a CDS encoding COG1361 family protein, whose amino-acid sequence is MKFHAACIGILLVFLMVAAASAGSTSSTTSTGSTTSSTSSVSASTTVSAEQALSQVYVSSVTVDPQVFYPGDQGTITVQLTNSGTQEVAFEHADILNSQNVYIPDELHNPYQVMTYLGPGNTMTYTFNVVAKGSEGIYYPDFSVASRDSASIIYPIKVQVDSTPVQETITLRPDNFALDNTDTVNLTITNPRNGAIDNVEVTPSGTGFGISPLQSFIVSIPGDSSVNIPFAITPYQAGSNVTFTIQYSNGQTIQNPHTDTVVLPLNIGPSKTAATTVINDLALTVSNGAYQLTGDVTNTGITDANGVVVTAGAPAQPVEPYSSYAVGSLTSNDFSSFTLTFTASDLSAIPITTQWKDANGNTLSSTQTFDLRSLASAAESGTRSGSYSGGSSTGVSSSASGYGGAARGGGLFGIGGGRGGGLSSFYPVIIGAIVIIAAIALYVKRKWILGKFRKQ
- a CDS encoding ABC transporter ATP-binding protein, yielding MSDMPLIRLNDVSKIYHLESGDFTALDHVTLDIAENEFVAIMGPSGSGKSTMMNQLGILDVPTTGELFIAGENVAKMSSLERTHMRRDIIGYIFQKFYLIPLLSAYENVEYPLILKYKKRDTTGRAAGYLKAVGIDEEKSAHRPNQLSGGQQQRVAIARALVNDPKILLCDEPTGNLDSKTGLQIMEILCDLHRKGKTVIIVTHDQKIADYAQRTIRLADGRVVDS
- a CDS encoding SpoIIE family protein phosphatase → MKSSASSRIALSIRAKILILFLVLSLVALALTGYFAFFAITRVGSYAQGSSEALGMGMADQSSAALLSLGEEYLQRITADQANVTDTLFADTDTDTEMEILAAQTAELKRNSPVKAITPTYLATQPPSDPMAGAVLVFAQNATVTPESQEARTLAGLADSLKGVYDSDEDMASVYIGTASGMMLYYPGQGNFPKDYDPRTRQWFTDAEASPEIVWSDAPYVDAGGNGLVMTSSEDITGPAYGNWVIGSDVKTDTINEDFIGKTLGGNGYAVLINQEGTIISQPGLSAGNQTWNKPFTQKNVLSGSAPDLRAVVTNMTAGKTGIGTVNFSGTETYVAYAPVRSMNWSLAVSIPVSQITEPVQEFTGKIEDATRDTGTQITAQTDWLKEVFAILFVVILLVVLLVSIELSRVITRPVEQLKEGAAAIGEGDLAFRVNIQSGDEFEDLARSFNVMAGALQENIENLRRTTAEKERYAKELEIARSIQTSFLPEKMPDIPGYDISAVMIPAMEVGGDFYDIIPAADGKWAFVIADVSGKGVSAALFMAMSRTLLRAGLENASDLSCAIGTANQVISRNAPSCMFVTVFTALLDLPARTFTCINAGHNPPLLVRGKSGETVFFHEGGVALGVQPEIKSVQECVQLQSGDLVILYTDGVTEAFDAAYTPFGEDRLVEIAKECSNLPADRVREGIIAGIRAFTGPVPQSDDITLVVIRVL
- a CDS encoding ABC transporter permease, yielding MKDIFFDLSVRSVRLNFLRSLLASIGIVIGVVAISSMGMLGTNMQLSVKDQLSADVNTVMLTSDVVKVSSGLGAAPVSSTIDESTLNDIKGSAGQNDVVPIHHTSTQFSVGDQNGRGSIYGLDPSDVPKFLTIAQGSNIRGSDVLVGATIASNFNLVVGSTIKIGENCATVSRPVVRVAGILQARGIAADGVNVDNGIVVDDTWYTDHFGGLDQYDQVNVIVADVDTINQTEAAINAKVNRNSDVVRVSDASSRLSTISSTLGTITTFIMAIGGISLVVAAVSIFNVMMMSVKERVQEIGILLSIGTEKGEVRRMFLYEALILGIIGAVVGGIMSFIIGYSVVSAMIGSTQYFFTPDSLIFIPYGMIIGVVVCVASGMYPAWAASNMDPIDALRAD
- a CDS encoding DUF2178 domain-containing protein; translated protein: MKKNIFYLMTGLVAVVLLAIFWYSVENFTPLFFTIAFVAGIVLLYLAYRKVEDFIEDERSARITEKAATRTLQVFWVCFCAFSILAVMNLLDMPRFSRAFWLNRGTAVVPPEVLPLKLIGYFQLALLCLMIFLYVGFRIYYARKFGDWESDEE